The proteins below come from a single Gordonia pseudamarae genomic window:
- a CDS encoding RNA polymerase sigma-70 factor — protein MSEPHTPPDQFTEFRPLLFTVAYEILGSATEADDVLQESYLRWAQVDPATVRNPRAYLASIVTRQSLNALRAMSRRREDYVGPWLPEPILIDETSPADDVVLAESVSTAMLIVLESLTPDERAVFVLREVFAFDHDEIADIVGKSVATVRQIAHRARAHVHARRQRFAPVDTARATEVVNTFFAAALSGDVEQLMAVLAPDATYVADSDGKMTAARRPVHGAKAVAKLLLGLLRISGEDLRLDVGVYSSMPGFAVHFDGRSQGIFILDVVDGLLQNVYAIRNPDKFAGAHTPRPIAR, from the coding sequence ATGAGCGAACCGCACACGCCCCCAGATCAGTTCACCGAGTTCCGGCCGCTGCTGTTCACCGTCGCCTACGAGATCCTCGGTTCGGCCACCGAAGCCGACGATGTGTTGCAGGAAAGCTATCTGCGGTGGGCGCAGGTCGATCCGGCGACGGTGCGCAACCCGCGCGCGTATCTGGCGTCGATCGTCACCCGGCAGTCCCTGAACGCCTTGCGCGCGATGAGTCGTCGCCGCGAGGACTATGTGGGGCCGTGGCTGCCGGAGCCCATCCTGATCGACGAGACGAGCCCGGCCGACGATGTGGTGCTGGCCGAATCGGTGTCCACCGCGATGCTGATCGTCCTGGAAAGCCTCACCCCGGACGAGCGGGCGGTGTTCGTGCTGCGGGAGGTGTTCGCCTTCGACCACGACGAGATCGCCGATATCGTCGGCAAATCCGTCGCGACGGTCCGGCAGATCGCACACCGCGCCCGGGCCCACGTGCATGCCCGGCGGCAGAGGTTCGCCCCCGTCGACACCGCGCGGGCGACCGAGGTGGTCAACACCTTCTTCGCCGCCGCCCTCTCCGGCGATGTAGAGCAGCTGATGGCGGTGCTCGCACCCGATGCCACCTACGTCGCCGACAGCGACGGCAAGATGACCGCCGCCCGCCGCCCGGTCCACGGCGCGAAGGCCGTCGCCAAACTCCTCCTCGGACTGTTGCGGATATCGGGCGAGGATCTGCGCCTGGACGTGGGCGTCTACAGCAGCATGCCGGGTTTCGCCGTCCACTTTGACGGCAGGTCACAGGGCATCTTCATCCTCGATGTCGTCGACGGACTGCTGCAGAACGTGTACGCCATCCGTAACCCGGATAAGTTCGCCGGCGCGCACACGCCCCGACCGATAGCCCGGTGA
- the rfbB gene encoding dTDP-glucose 4,6-dehydratase has translation MRVLVTGGAGFIGGNFVLRSLTTRPDVEITVIDKFTYAANPAGLDSVGDRVELVKADIADADVVDELVGKTDLVVHFAADTHNDNSLIDPAPFVHANLIGTFTLLEAIRRHGVRFHHISTDEVYGDLELDDPARFTEATPYNPSSPYSATKAGSDLLVRAWVRSFGIAATISNCSNNYGPYQHVEKFIPRQITNVLTGVRPRLYGDGRNVRDWIHVDDHNDAVWAIIDRGEIGETYLIGADGETDNRTVVETVLELLGQPADAFDFVTDRPGHDRRYAIDPTRLRTELGWTPRYVDFRSGLAATIDWYRDNPGWWEGTKAATEARYGSTEKILPT, from the coding sequence ATGCGGGTACTGGTCACAGGCGGGGCGGGTTTCATCGGTGGCAACTTCGTGTTGCGCTCCCTGACGACCCGGCCGGACGTCGAGATCACGGTGATCGACAAGTTCACCTACGCCGCCAACCCGGCCGGCCTCGACTCCGTGGGCGACCGGGTCGAGCTGGTCAAAGCCGATATCGCCGACGCGGATGTGGTGGACGAGCTGGTCGGCAAGACCGACCTGGTGGTGCACTTCGCCGCCGACACCCACAACGACAACTCCCTCATCGACCCGGCCCCGTTCGTGCACGCCAATCTGATCGGCACGTTCACGCTGCTCGAAGCGATACGCAGGCACGGTGTGCGCTTCCACCACATCTCCACCGACGAGGTGTACGGCGACCTCGAACTCGATGATCCGGCCCGGTTCACCGAGGCCACCCCCTACAACCCGTCGAGCCCGTACTCGGCGACCAAGGCGGGCAGCGACCTGCTGGTGCGGGCGTGGGTGCGATCGTTCGGGATAGCCGCCACCATCTCCAACTGCTCCAACAACTACGGCCCCTACCAGCATGTCGAGAAGTTCATCCCCCGGCAGATCACCAACGTGCTGACGGGTGTGCGGCCCAGGCTGTACGGCGACGGCCGCAATGTACGCGACTGGATTCACGTCGACGACCACAACGACGCGGTGTGGGCCATCATCGACCGGGGCGAGATCGGTGAGACATACCTGATCGGCGCCGACGGCGAGACCGACAACCGGACCGTCGTCGAAACCGTCCTGGAGCTGCTCGGGCAACCGGCCGACGCCTTCGATTTCGTCACCGACCGGCCCGGACACGACCGGCGGTACGCGATCGACCCGACCCGATTGCGCACCGAACTCGGCTGGACCCCGCGCTATGTGGACTTCCGTTCGGGGCTGGCGGCCACCATCGACTGGTACCGCGACAACCCGGGCTGGTGGGAAGGCACGAAGGCGGCCACCGAGGCCCGGTACGGCTCAACCGAGAAGATCCTGCCGACGTAG
- a CDS encoding 4a-hydroxytetrahydrobiopterin dehydratase: MSDLPISEDEAAHSVSAPWRVSDGALVAEFATTDMARGGEFVARIIAAAEELNHHPDIDIRYATVRLGLLTHSVGALTELDVELARSISAIAAELGIG, encoded by the coding sequence ATGTCCGATTTACCGATTTCCGAAGATGAGGCAGCACACTCGGTGTCCGCGCCGTGGCGGGTGTCCGACGGGGCGCTGGTCGCCGAATTCGCGACAACCGACATGGCGCGGGGCGGGGAGTTCGTGGCGCGGATCATCGCGGCCGCCGAGGAGCTCAACCACCATCCCGACATCGACATCCGATACGCGACGGTGCGTCTGGGGTTGCTCACGCACAGCGTGGGGGCGCTCACCGAACTCGACGTCGAACTGGCCCGGTCCATCAGCGCGATAGCCGCGGAGCTCGGTATCGGCTGA
- a CDS encoding GntR family transcriptional regulator: MSAAERVYREVKESILLNEITGGELLSEGEIATRYSVSRTPVREAFLRLESEGWMKLYPKRGALVQPIADDEVAEVIEARILLEGHAVRAIAGDPAAIEALVAALRGNLDDHRGIDPTDVAGFAKVDAQFHQLIAAAGRNRLLTGFYTSLGERHRRMTTTSVHRRTGTSQRILDDHHELIEAIAAAEPEHFIAALDRHLLAVHGVATGTGTRSGEPR; this comes from the coding sequence ATGTCCGCGGCCGAGCGTGTGTACCGCGAGGTAAAAGAATCCATCCTGCTCAATGAGATCACCGGCGGTGAGCTGCTCAGCGAGGGTGAGATCGCCACGCGGTACAGCGTGAGCCGTACCCCGGTCCGCGAGGCATTCCTGCGGCTGGAGTCGGAGGGCTGGATGAAGCTGTATCCCAAACGGGGTGCGCTGGTGCAGCCGATCGCCGACGACGAGGTGGCCGAAGTCATCGAGGCACGCATCCTGCTCGAAGGCCACGCCGTACGCGCCATCGCCGGCGATCCGGCGGCGATCGAGGCGCTCGTGGCGGCGCTGCGCGGCAACCTCGACGACCATCGCGGTATCGACCCCACCGACGTCGCCGGCTTCGCCAAGGTCGACGCCCAGTTCCATCAGCTGATCGCCGCGGCCGGCCGCAACCGGCTCCTCACCGGCTTCTACACCAGTCTCGGTGAGCGGCACCGGCGGATGACCACTACCAGCGTGCACCGCCGGACGGGCACATCGCAGCGCATCCTCGACGACCACCATGAGCTGATCGAGGCGATCGCCGCGGCCGAGCCCGAACACTTCATCGCCGCACTCGACAGACATCTGCTCGCCGTCCACGGCGTCGCAACAGGAACCGGTACCCGATCAGGAGAACCACGGTGA
- a CDS encoding NAD(P)/FAD-dependent oxidoreductase yields MDITAQTTPVAVTRIVVIGGGYAGTMAANRLAGQAGTDVVLLNARPHFVDRIRLHQWAADTGSAGHEYSTLLGDGVRLVVGTAERIDTARRRVVLASGDELPYDRLVYAVGSTARIPTGLVRPDAAGSEHAFTVGEWESAQRLREHLKTERGAVTVVGGGLTGAETAAELAERGLSVRLVCDGPLVPAFGDRGRRATARGLDRLGVRVFENLRVTAIGPRSISVAGANGDEEWPSATTIVAAGFAVPRLAADSGLTTDPDGRLVTDETLTSVDDPRIVGAGDAVAPSNTPLRMSCQAANPMGLHAADTVIAAMNNRPAQPIRIGFSGQNLSLGRRAAVIQLSHTDDTPRSLVLRGRIAGAIKEQVCRFVIRGIGLEARRPGLMRGVSRKPRTADELAQTVLR; encoded by the coding sequence ATGGACATCACCGCACAGACCACACCGGTCGCCGTCACCAGGATCGTCGTCATCGGGGGTGGATACGCGGGCACGATGGCCGCCAACCGCCTCGCCGGCCAGGCGGGCACCGACGTCGTGCTGCTCAACGCGCGACCGCACTTCGTCGACCGCATCCGGCTGCACCAATGGGCCGCCGACACCGGCTCGGCCGGCCACGAGTACTCGACGCTGCTCGGCGACGGCGTGCGGTTGGTCGTGGGTACCGCCGAACGCATCGACACCGCACGCCGGCGCGTCGTGCTGGCCTCCGGCGACGAACTCCCCTACGACCGGCTCGTGTACGCCGTGGGCAGCACCGCACGCATCCCCACCGGCCTCGTCCGGCCCGATGCGGCCGGATCCGAACACGCCTTCACCGTCGGCGAATGGGAATCGGCGCAGCGGCTGCGTGAGCATCTCAAGACCGAACGCGGTGCGGTGACCGTCGTCGGCGGGGGGCTCACCGGCGCCGAGACCGCCGCCGAACTCGCCGAACGCGGACTGTCGGTGCGGCTGGTGTGCGACGGTCCGCTCGTCCCGGCGTTCGGCGACCGGGGACGACGGGCCACCGCCCGCGGGCTCGACCGGCTCGGGGTGCGGGTGTTCGAGAATCTGCGGGTCACCGCGATCGGACCGCGGTCGATCTCGGTCGCCGGGGCGAACGGGGACGAGGAATGGCCCAGTGCCACCACCATCGTGGCGGCGGGCTTCGCCGTCCCCCGGCTCGCCGCCGACAGCGGCCTCACCACCGACCCCGATGGGCGACTCGTCACCGACGAAACCCTCACCAGCGTCGACGATCCGCGCATCGTGGGGGCCGGCGATGCCGTGGCACCGTCGAACACACCGCTGCGGATGAGTTGCCAGGCGGCCAACCCGATGGGCCTGCACGCCGCCGACACGGTCATCGCCGCGATGAACAACCGTCCGGCACAACCGATCCGGATCGGATTCAGCGGGCAGAACCTGTCGCTGGGCCGGCGCGCCGCGGTGATCCAGTTGTCCCACACCGACGACACACCGCGATCACTGGTGCTGCGCGGAAGAATCGCCGGTGCGATCAAGGAACAGGTGTGCCGGTTCGTCATCCGCGGCATCGGCCTCGAGGCGCGCCGGCCGGGACTGATGCGCGGCGTGTCCCGCAAACCCCGCACCGCCGACGAGCTCGCGCAGACGGTGCTGCGATGA
- a CDS encoding LysM peptidoglycan-binding domain-containing protein gives MKTYTVHQGDTLFAIARDEYGDGSLGPVLAAANHLTHPDFLQPGQHLLVPYVTRRHRMTVPDGDVARKQITQNHYGTTDMHTQLLWETVNGVDQRPIEPGAWLLLPELHEAEHYPVIVPEYLAALAERWYGDADLTTMITSANTAAGNPVDGDPVEPGHVVIRPGFNKTHRVRGQTLRTICTEHYGTGMVDTWVAIVAAANRIADPDHLTSGQYLILPS, from the coding sequence ATGAAGACCTACACAGTGCACCAGGGCGACACGCTGTTCGCGATCGCCCGCGACGAATACGGTGACGGCAGTCTCGGTCCGGTCCTGGCCGCCGCCAACCACCTGACGCACCCGGACTTCCTGCAGCCCGGCCAGCACCTGCTGGTGCCGTATGTGACGAGGCGGCACCGGATGACCGTCCCCGACGGGGACGTGGCCCGCAAACAGATCACCCAGAACCATTACGGCACCACCGACATGCACACCCAACTGTTGTGGGAGACGGTCAACGGCGTCGACCAGCGGCCCATCGAACCCGGCGCCTGGCTGCTGCTGCCCGAACTCCACGAGGCCGAACACTATCCGGTGATCGTCCCCGAGTATCTCGCCGCGCTCGCCGAACGCTGGTACGGCGACGCCGATCTCACGACGATGATCACATCGGCCAACACCGCCGCGGGCAACCCCGTCGACGGCGATCCGGTGGAGCCGGGGCATGTCGTGATCCGGCCGGGATTCAACAAGACCCATCGTGTGCGGGGACAGACGCTGCGCACCATCTGCACCGAGCACTACGGCACCGGCATGGTCGACACCTGGGTCGCGATCGTCGCCGCCGCCAACCGTATCGCCGACCCCGACCACCTGACATCGGGCCAGTACCTGATCCTGCCGTCGTAG
- a CDS encoding sensor histidine kinase: MSSALAVALTVTALVVAVAVIMLIRTRHRVTTPTERAVHSTLHTASLAAMSLRGGLTESSARDALGHLRVLTAADAAALYDDSGRRLAHEPAGDEIWDDDLLRLADEAAGAALSDQRRVLEGDPCGIETPVRALVAQPLLIGTDDEATIGGVLMVAATRRPGPGMLGAIAEVAHYVSSQLELADLDASRARLDRAEVLALRAQISPHFIYNALNTIASFVRTDPARARELILDFADFTRYSFRAAGEYTVLSDELRNVDRYLTLERARFGPKLTVRVQAAPEVLNVVLPFLALQPLVENAVRHGVAANGGGTITVIARDAGTDCVITVEDDGVGMDPELLRSGDIDALGGGGARRTDTGGAPGAEARRGAAPHTSTGQGGASGGDGRESQGAHVGLTNVDHRLRAAFGNDYGLVVDTGIGAGTKVGMRVPKFRAGIRA, encoded by the coding sequence GTGTCCAGCGCACTGGCCGTCGCCCTGACCGTCACCGCCCTGGTGGTCGCGGTCGCGGTGATCATGCTCATCCGCACCCGCCACCGGGTCACCACCCCGACCGAACGGGCCGTACATTCGACGCTGCACACGGCGTCGCTGGCGGCGATGTCGCTGCGCGGCGGGCTCACCGAGTCGTCGGCGCGGGACGCGCTCGGGCATCTGCGGGTGCTCACCGCCGCCGATGCCGCCGCGCTGTACGACGACAGCGGGCGGCGGCTCGCCCACGAACCGGCCGGCGATGAGATCTGGGACGACGACCTGCTCCGGCTCGCCGACGAGGCGGCCGGCGCCGCGCTCAGCGATCAGCGCCGCGTGCTCGAAGGCGATCCGTGCGGCATCGAGACACCGGTGCGGGCACTGGTGGCGCAGCCGCTGCTCATCGGCACCGACGACGAGGCCACCATCGGCGGGGTACTGATGGTGGCCGCCACCCGGCGCCCCGGCCCGGGCATGCTCGGCGCGATCGCCGAGGTGGCCCACTACGTGTCCAGCCAGCTCGAGCTGGCCGACCTCGACGCCTCCCGCGCCCGCCTCGACCGCGCCGAGGTGCTGGCGTTGCGGGCGCAGATCAGTCCGCACTTCATCTACAACGCGCTCAACACCATCGCCTCGTTCGTGCGCACCGACCCGGCGCGGGCGCGGGAGCTGATCCTCGACTTCGCGGACTTCACCCGCTACTCGTTCCGGGCGGCCGGCGAGTACACGGTGCTGTCCGACGAACTGCGCAACGTCGACCGCTACCTCACACTGGAGCGCGCCCGGTTCGGGCCGAAGCTGACCGTCCGGGTACAGGCCGCCCCCGAGGTGCTCAACGTGGTGCTGCCGTTCCTGGCGCTGCAACCGCTGGTGGAGAACGCGGTACGGCACGGGGTGGCCGCCAACGGCGGGGGCACCATCACCGTCATCGCCCGTGACGCGGGCACCGACTGTGTGATCACCGTCGAGGACGACGGGGTGGGGATGGATCCGGAACTGCTGCGCAGCGGTGACATCGACGCCCTCGGCGGGGGTGGGGCACGGCGGACGGACACCGGCGGCGCACCGGGCGCCGAGGCGCGCCGCGGGGCGGCTCCGCACACCTCGACCGGCCAAGGAGGTGCGAGCGGCGGTGATGGCAGGGAGTCGCAGGGCGCACATGTGGGGCTGACGAATGTGGACCATCGGCTGCGCGCCGCGTTCGGGAACGACTACGGTCTAGTGGTCGACACCGGCATCGGCGCGGGGACCAAAGTCGGGATGCGGGTACCCAAGTTCCGGGCGGGAATCCGTGCCTGA
- a CDS encoding NAD(P)-dependent malic enzyme yields the protein MTSTASNNSAQEGTTGNPGQPTIAELPITDDEIFLAHVGGKLSVELRSPIDTQRDLSIAYTPGVAQVSRAIAAETELVNKYTWTERLVAVVSDGSAVLGLGDIGPRASLPVMEGKSALFRSFAGLNSIPIVLDTKDPDEIVETLIRLRPSFGAVNLEDISAPRCFEIERRVVEALDCPVMHDDQHGTAIVTLAALRGATKVLGRDIRDQKVVISGAGAAGVACANILLAAGVLDIVVLDSKGIVSLHRKDLNEFKEELAERTNPRALHGGAAEALAGADVFIGVSAGTVAEELIATMAPGPIIFAMSNPDPEIRPEIAAKYASIVATGRSDFPNQINNVLAFPGVFAGALDAGAKRITERMKIAAADAILSVVADDLRPDQIVPSALDRRVAPAVAKAVAAAAHAEGIV from the coding sequence GTGACCAGCACGGCCAGCAACAACTCTGCGCAAGAAGGCACAACCGGCAACCCTGGGCAGCCGACGATCGCCGAACTGCCCATCACCGACGACGAGATCTTCCTCGCGCATGTCGGCGGCAAACTGTCCGTCGAACTGCGGTCGCCGATCGACACCCAGCGTGACCTGTCGATCGCCTACACCCCCGGTGTCGCGCAGGTCTCGCGCGCCATCGCCGCCGAGACCGAACTCGTCAACAAGTACACCTGGACCGAGCGCCTGGTGGCCGTCGTCAGCGACGGTTCGGCGGTGCTCGGGCTCGGCGATATCGGTCCGCGCGCATCGCTGCCGGTGATGGAGGGCAAATCGGCGCTGTTCCGTTCGTTCGCCGGACTCAACTCCATCCCGATCGTGCTCGACACGAAGGATCCCGACGAGATCGTCGAAACCCTGATCCGGCTGCGCCCGAGCTTCGGCGCGGTCAACCTCGAAGACATCTCCGCACCGCGCTGCTTCGAGATCGAACGCCGCGTCGTCGAAGCGCTCGACTGCCCGGTCATGCACGACGACCAGCACGGCACCGCCATCGTGACCCTCGCCGCGCTGCGCGGGGCCACCAAGGTCCTCGGCCGCGACATCCGCGACCAGAAGGTCGTCATCTCCGGGGCCGGCGCGGCCGGTGTGGCATGCGCCAACATCCTGCTCGCCGCCGGGGTACTCGACATCGTCGTCCTCGACTCCAAGGGCATCGTCAGCCTGCACCGCAAGGACCTCAACGAGTTCAAGGAGGAGCTGGCCGAACGCACCAACCCGCGCGCCCTGCACGGCGGTGCGGCCGAAGCACTCGCGGGTGCCGACGTGTTCATCGGCGTGTCCGCCGGCACCGTCGCCGAAGAGCTCATCGCCACGATGGCGCCGGGCCCGATCATCTTCGCCATGTCCAACCCGGACCCGGAGATCCGTCCCGAGATCGCCGCGAAGTACGCCTCGATCGTCGCCACCGGCCGCAGCGACTTCCCCAACCAGATCAACAACGTGCTGGCCTTCCCCGGCGTGTTCGCCGGGGCACTCGACGCCGGCGCCAAGCGGATCACCGAGCGGATGAAGATCGCCGCCGCCGACGCGATCCTGTCGGTGGTCGCGGACGATCTGCGGCCCGATCAGATCGTGCCCAGCGCCCTTGATCGCCGGGTGGCCCCCGCGGTGGCCAAGGCCGTCGCCGCCGCCGCCCACGCCGAGGGGATCGTCTGA
- a CDS encoding MFS transporter — protein sequence MSASTEIRTPATTGTGRWIPVSLAVFASAWGGNEFTPLLVMYRQDGSLSEVAVDALLFTYVLGIVPTLLIGGPLSDRLGRRPLMFPAPIFAALGSLLLALGSDSMTMMSLGRVFSGVALGLSMAVGGSWIAEISRREGSANWAAARAAMSLTAGFGIGAGLAAVLAQWAPWPTVLSYAVNIALAVVALALLPRAPETRERAARPGRLIDDLKISGLTHPRFLFIVLPVAPWVFGACASAYAIIPALMSDEVSGAPIAFAGLCCLLGLSAGFGIQLVGRRINRPGTVRGAGIALILVAAGMGLAMLTASTLSIPIALVAAAVLGCGYGMAVLSGLLEVQRLATSDNLAGLTAVFYSATYLGFAMPMVLAFISEKWPSVTYPMMFGVGLVAALTCLIVIVTAHRLNPAGVSADDRAPAAE from the coding sequence GTGAGCGCGTCAACCGAAATACGGACCCCCGCCACGACCGGCACCGGCCGCTGGATCCCGGTGTCGCTGGCGGTGTTCGCCTCGGCCTGGGGCGGCAACGAGTTCACCCCGCTGCTGGTGATGTACCGCCAGGACGGTTCGCTGTCCGAGGTCGCCGTCGATGCTCTGCTGTTCACCTACGTGCTCGGCATCGTCCCCACACTGCTCATCGGCGGCCCGCTCTCGGATCGGCTGGGCCGGCGGCCGCTGATGTTCCCGGCGCCGATCTTTGCCGCCCTCGGCTCGCTGCTGCTGGCACTCGGCTCCGACTCGATGACCATGATGTCGCTGGGCCGGGTGTTCAGCGGTGTCGCGCTGGGTCTGTCGATGGCCGTCGGCGGCAGCTGGATCGCCGAGATCTCCCGCCGCGAGGGCTCCGCCAACTGGGCCGCCGCCCGCGCCGCGATGAGCCTGACCGCGGGTTTCGGCATCGGCGCCGGGCTGGCCGCGGTGCTCGCGCAGTGGGCGCCATGGCCCACCGTGCTCTCCTACGCGGTCAACATCGCGCTGGCCGTGGTGGCGCTGGCGCTGTTGCCGCGCGCCCCCGAAACCCGCGAACGCGCCGCGCGGCCGGGCAGACTGATCGACGACCTGAAGATCTCGGGACTCACCCACCCCCGGTTCCTGTTCATCGTGCTGCCGGTCGCGCCGTGGGTGTTCGGTGCTTGCGCATCGGCGTACGCGATCATCCCGGCACTCATGAGTGATGAGGTCTCGGGTGCACCCATCGCGTTCGCCGGGCTATGCTGCCTGCTCGGGCTCAGCGCCGGTTTCGGGATTCAGCTCGTCGGGCGCCGCATCAACCGGCCCGGCACGGTCCGTGGCGCGGGTATCGCACTGATCCTGGTGGCCGCGGGCATGGGCCTGGCGATGCTGACCGCCTCCACGTTGTCGATCCCGATCGCGCTGGTCGCCGCGGCGGTGCTGGGTTGCGGGTACGGCATGGCGGTCCTGTCGGGACTGCTGGAGGTGCAACGGTTGGCCACCTCGGACAATCTGGCCGGACTCACCGCAGTGTTCTACTCGGCCACCTACCTTGGTTTCGCGATGCCGATGGTCCTGGCCTTCATCTCCGAGAAGTGGCCGTCGGTCACCTATCCGATGATGTTCGGTGTCGGGCTGGTCGCGGCCCTGACCTGCCTGATCGTGATCGTTACCGCGCATCGGCTCAACCCGGCGGGCGTTTCGGCCGACGACCGCGCGCCTGCGGCGGAGTAG
- the galE gene encoding UDP-glucose 4-epimerase GalE gives MRVLVSGGAGYIGSHTVVQLVEAGHDVVVVDDFSNSKPTVVGRLDALTGTSIPVHGFNLTDADKTERFFAAEPVDAVIHFAGFKAVGESVAKPLDYYQNNLDSTFALLRAMAAHDVRRLVFSSSATVYGADPVLPMTEQLPTSATNPYGWTKVMIEQVLRDVAASDDSWRIAALRYFNPVGAHPSGTIGEDPSGIPNNLMPFVAQVAVGRRDKLSVFGDDYDTPDGTGVRDYIHVDDLAAGHIAALDRISVGQDPFSVWNLGTGQGVSVLEVISAFERASGRAIPYEIAPRRAGDIAASYADPTRANDELGWAATKTIDDMCADTWRWQSANPNGYPDA, from the coding sequence ATGCGAGTACTTGTGAGCGGCGGCGCCGGCTACATCGGTTCCCACACAGTCGTCCAGCTGGTGGAGGCCGGCCACGACGTGGTGGTGGTGGACGACTTCAGCAACTCCAAGCCGACGGTCGTGGGCAGGCTCGACGCCCTCACCGGCACCTCGATTCCGGTGCACGGGTTCAACCTCACCGACGCGGACAAGACCGAACGATTCTTCGCCGCCGAACCCGTCGACGCGGTGATCCACTTCGCCGGTTTCAAGGCGGTGGGCGAGTCGGTGGCCAAACCACTGGACTACTACCAGAACAACCTCGACTCGACGTTCGCGCTGCTGCGGGCGATGGCCGCGCACGACGTGCGGCGGCTGGTGTTCTCGTCGTCGGCCACGGTGTACGGGGCCGATCCGGTGCTGCCGATGACCGAGCAACTGCCGACCTCGGCGACCAACCCCTACGGCTGGACCAAGGTGATGATCGAACAGGTGCTGCGTGATGTGGCCGCCTCCGACGACAGCTGGCGAATCGCGGCGCTGCGCTATTTCAATCCGGTCGGCGCGCATCCGAGCGGCACGATCGGGGAGGACCCCAGCGGCATCCCCAACAACCTGATGCCGTTCGTCGCGCAGGTGGCGGTAGGCCGCCGGGACAAGTTGTCGGTGTTCGGCGACGACTACGACACCCCCGACGGCACCGGGGTGCGCGACTACATCCACGTCGATGATCTCGCGGCGGGCCACATCGCCGCACTTGACCGGATCTCGGTCGGCCAGGACCCGTTCTCGGTATGGAATCTCGGTACTGGACAAGGTGTTTCGGTACTCGAAGTGATCTCCGCGTTCGAACGGGCCAGCGGCCGCGCGATCCCGTACGAGATCGCGCCGCGACGGGCCGGCGACATCGCCGCCTCCTACGCCGACCCGACCCGGGCCAACGACGAACTCGGGTGGGCGGCGACCAAGACCATCGACGACATGTGCGCCGACACCTGGCGCTGGCAGTCGGCCAACCCGAACGGCTACCCCGACGCCTGA